In the Perca flavescens isolate YP-PL-M2 chromosome 20, PFLA_1.0, whole genome shotgun sequence genome, one interval contains:
- the LOC114546849 gene encoding uncharacterized protein LOC114546849: MGSGTSRGKKVAPACVSEVNVTKTTGGVTSPKQDSRPFKPLKIHAILRNTRNRAQPDCHSEGHDSDFSREDDDIDGEMDTVLADYEERGRASVKTNPPKKTVVRSKTYGLCHFSQEDEEDFSSAPRSRAEEPRGSQGGSRDVNKMSNDAFTYSKKRTPACPSQHSSSQGFLTRGALLEAVPTSEKQLTFGSCHSSCLPMPVTMYDGSEEELMDTIEKEFS; this comes from the exons ATGGGCAGCGGCACAAGCCGAGGGAAGAAAGTTGCACCTGCGTGTGTCAGCGAAGTGAACGTGACCAAAACAACTGGCGGTGTCACTTCACCCAAACAGGACAGCCGTCCATTCAAGCCTCTCAAAATCCATGCAATTTTGCGCAACACGCGCAACCGTGCGCAACCGGACTGCCACAGCGAGGGGCACGACTCTGACTTTTCTCGGGAGGACGATGACATTGATGGAGAGATGGACACAGTTCTTGCGGATTACGAGGAGCGAGGGAGAGCTTCCGTGAAGACAAACCCTCCCAAGAAGACGGTCGTCAGATCCAAAACATACGGACTGTGCCATTTTAGtcaggaggatgaagaggattTCAGCTCAGCTCCTCGGTCCCGAGCCGAGGAGCCACGTGGCTCACAAGGTGGATCAAGAGATGTAAACAAGATGAGCAATGATGCTTTCACATACTCTAAAAAACGCACACCGGCGTGCCCCAGTCAGCACAGT TCCTCTCAGGGCTTTTTGACAAGAGGGGCTTTGTTGGAAGCTGTTCCCACATCAGAAAAACAATT GACTTTTGGCAGCTGCCATAGCTCCTGTCTCCCCATGCCAGTCACCATGTACGATGGGTCAGAAGAAGAGCTGATGGACACTATTGAGAAAGAGTTTAGTTGA